A window of Hippoglossus stenolepis isolate QCI-W04-F060 chromosome 16, HSTE1.2, whole genome shotgun sequence contains these coding sequences:
- the LOC118123773 gene encoding perforin-1 has translation MYKVKALLFLLAVSLCSKTEGKTISRLSNMFLLNIVICASFVLSLPQCTHQSCTVGKPRECEEAEFMPGTNLAGEGFDITKLQRKGAFVIDMNQWKHKDKTCRLCSNPYLENKRQKLPLSVVDWRATHSCSSKVASKLHDSSESLVSSSSASIENNWQTNLDVDVGKRSGSLMLAGAHSKLAEYSMEKTKDDKFSFTSQGISCDYYSYRVSNTPKLHKEFKIAVKQLPKAYSPESKQRFYSLIDNFGTHYITKVKLGGSVQSVTSIRQCQVSLQGLSTEEVQTCLDVEASASISVATAKAQSKLCKKDVNNMDSKSSFSSHFSDRFTEIKGGHTTEPDLLYSADTDPSAYKEWLTTLPQNPDIVSYSLKSLHELLPINTPLRKNLRSAISHYILEKGLLRNCSERCQAGIKSDSRDPCVCQCHNDPAVNRDCCPVRKGMAQVIITVQRATGLWGDHSTATDGYVKVSFDGKLVQQSLVIYNNNNPHWAMVVPLGSRDLSSLPKVRFEVWDQDNTWDDDLLGACEEVLSAGVKEDVCKLQHGWLYYKWEVKCAPSLSGNTCIEYKASPMSPSLKRLYVSRHAHPLPKALLLEMGVFVDKSSSQGNQSLTAESDMFDVV, from the exons atgtataaagtaAAAGCTCTGCTATTCTTGCTCGCAGTCAGTTTATGCAGCAAGACGGAG GGTAAAACCATCTCCCGTCTCAGcaacatgtttctgttgaaTATCGTCATCTGTGCCAGCTTCGTTCTGTCCCTCCCTCAGTGCACGCATCAGTCATGCACCGTTGGGAAACCCAGGGAGTGCGAAGAGGCTGAGTTCATGCCGGGTACCAATTTGGCCGGGGAAGGCTTCGACATCACCAAACTGCAGCGTAAGGGGGCCTTTGTGATCGACATGAatcagtggaaacacaaagacaaaacgTGCAGGCTGTGTAGCAACCCCTACCTTGAGAACAAACGGCAAAAGCTCCCCTTGTCTGTGGTGGACTGGAGGGCAACGCACTCCTGCAGCAGTAAAGTGGCCAGTAAACTCCACGACTCCAGTGAGTCTCTGGTCAGTTCTAGCTCTGCTTCTATTGAAAACAACTGGCAAACCAATCTAGACGTTGATGTGGGCAAAAGAAGCGGCTCACTGATGTTGGCCGGTGCCCATTCTAAACTGGCTGAGTATTCCATGGAAAAGACCAAGGACGACAAGTTCAGCTTCACAAGTCAAGGCATATCCTGTGACTATTACAG CTACAGAGTGAGCAACACTCCCAAACTGCACAAAGAGTTTAAAATAGCAGTGAAACAGCTTCCCAAAGCCTACAGCCCTGAATCCAAGCAACGGTTTTACAGCCTGATTGACAACTTCGGCACACATTACATCACTAAG GTGAAGTTGGGGGGAAGTGTTCAATCTGTGACCAGCATCAGGCAGTGCCAGGTCAGCCTGCAGGGCCTCAGCACAGAAGAGGTGCAGACGTGCCTGGATGTTGAGGCTTCTGCCAGCATTTCTGTGGCTACGGCTAAAGCTCAAAGTAAATTGTGCAAAAAGGACGTTAACAACATGGACAGTAAATCATCCTTCTCCAGCCACTTCAGTGACAG GTTCACAGAAATAAAGGGAGGCCATACCACAGAGCCTGATCTTCTGTATTCTGCTGATACAGATCCATCAGCCTATAAGGAATGGCTAACCACACTGCCACAGAATCCAGACATTGTCTCATATTCCCTGAAGTCACTTCATGAGTTACTACCTATTAACACACCTCTCCGGAAGAACCTGCGCTCAGCCATCAGCCATTACATCCTGGAGAAAGGCCTGTTGAGGAACTGCAGTGAACGCTGTCAGGCCGGGATCAAGAGCGACTCGAGAGATCCATGTGTCTGCCAGTGCCACAACGATCCTGCTGTAAACCGAGACTGCTGCCCGGTCCGTAAGGGCATGGCACAGGTAATCATAACCGTACAGCGGGCCACTGGTCTTTGGGGTGACCATTCAACTGCCACAGATGGTTACGTGAAGGTGTCCTTCGACGGAAAGTTAGTGCAGCAGTCTCTTGtcatttacaacaacaacaacccacaCTGGGCCATGGTGGTCCCCCTGGGCTCTCGGGATTTGTCCTCACTCCCTAAGGTAAGATTTGAAGTGTGGGACCAGGACAACACATGGGACGACGACCTGTTGGGAGCATGTGAGGAAGTTCTGTCTGCTGGTGTCAAGGAGGATGTGTGTAAACTGCAGCACGGCTGGCTGTACTACAAATGGGAGGTGAAATGTGCCCCGAGCCTGAGTGGAAATACATGCATTGAGTATAAGGCTTCACCAATGAGTCCAAGCCTGAAGAGGCTGTATGTGTCCCGTCATGCCCACCCCCTTCCAAAGGCCCTCCTTTTAGAGatgggtgtgtttgtggacaAATCGAGTTCCCAGGGGAACCAGAGTCTTACAGCTGAGAGTGACATGTTTGACGTGGTGTAA